Part of the Notamacropus eugenii isolate mMacEug1 chromosome 5, mMacEug1.pri_v2, whole genome shotgun sequence genome is shown below.
tagttatgatgatagctagcatttgaaagtatttatctcatttgatccttataaccgGTCTgcgatgtaggtgctattatgatgcccattttatagatgaggaaactgagcctgacagagttgaagtgacttgctcaagattatacagctagtaagtgtctgaggccagatttgaactcaggtctacctgaccccaggcctgacACTCCGTGCACCttggtgccacctaactgccatgaagtatatatataaagtgttttgcagacTTTAAGGTacagaaatgtcagttattagttttatcatctgtaatgGTTATTAAGTCTTTGTTTTGGTGGAAGGTTCAGTACTTTTCAAACTGTGATTTCATCTAAGTACTGAAGACTATCTAATTGGACTAGATATTACCATCCCCATTGCCTCCCCTGGGAAAACAGAGGTTCTGAGGTGTTCATTGGCTCCTACATTTACAGCTAGTGTCCATATGGCTCTATGTGCCATCCTTTTGTGTTGAGGTAGAGGTAGCTGGGTGTGGGTCCCATGGATCAGTAGAAGCCACCTCTGCCCTGTGTGGGTAACTTTGGGTAGCCTTAAAGGGCattttccaactctctcattttacagatgaggtgacCTCCCCCCTCACACCAAAGGATAAGGCTACAAAGTGATAGGACCAGCATAAACCTCGGGCCTCAGACCCCAAATCCAACAGTAAGACTTAAATGAAGTGAGTGGAGGCCACAGACATCTGAAGAGTTATGGTTAGAGCCCTGTTAAGGACTAGTCATCTGAGTCTGATCCCCTGCTCTTCCCACCTCGAGCTACTCAGACAGTTTGGGGCAAAGATGGCTCCTACTGATCTATAGGACCCAGACCCAGCTGCCTATGTCTCATACAAATGTACATTCAGAACTACACAGACATAACTACAGATGCCAAATGCACACATGTGTAGCCATTTGAAAATACCCCCTTCCCTTGTCCCAGGGTGAGGAAATGCATTTCTGTGAGGCATTTGTCTCctgaaagctggaagggaagagagggccaaaatgacCAAGTGTAGGCCCAGACCAAGCTGAACTCTCCCCAagttctcctccaaacaacttcaaaataatgCCTTGCATCAAATTTTGAAGTGGTAGGGCCAAAAAAAGGCCAGagggagacatttttccagcctaagacaacttaggaaatTCATAGGAGAGGTCAATAATAGTAGGATAGGTGCAGGGCAGCAGAATCACCAGCCCTGGGTGTTTTATGTGATCTCATTGGCAGCAGctgcagctttgggagctcttagCCCAGAGATAGGGAGGGGGTCAGAtaattggtcagaaagagattacaggtgACCCTTTTTTGGCACCAGGTGCAGCTGGTGCTGATTGGCAATGCTATCACCGTAGGCAGTAACAGGTCATAGTTCCAGGGTGGAGTGGAGCACTTATGATTGGTTGCAAGGAAACAGGGGCCCTGATGAGAGTTCTAGAACCAAGAGGCACATTAGGGATTGTGTCTATAGGGGAATAGGGCCCTGGTCACATTTCCAGGGCCAAGAGGAACACTAATACTTACAGCTGCAGAGGACTAATggtccttcctgggtaaagatgagatcacagaccaggagagcagtgaccacacctttaCTAGAATAAAATCACCTTGAAAACACTGGGTACTTATGGAATCCCATAATGaactctgaaaacagtagcacaAAAAACCCTGAAGCATAGGACAGTGCCTCCTCACTTGCAGGtgagcagaacccaactttaacataaagttcaaagtgagcaaaaaacaagaaaataacttaactataaaaagctactatgggaGCAGGGGCATAAATGTAGAAGATAATAACGTGAAatcagctacaagcaaagcctcaaagaaaaatgctaattggactcACGGCCAGCAAAAATTCctaaaagagttaaagaaagagaggagaatggtacagaaaatttgggaaaagaagagtgatacaagaaaatgaagagaggagaattaacagcttggcaaaaGTGgaacaaaaatttactgaagaaaaaaattcctttaaaagcagaataagttaaatggaaaaagaggtacaaaagctcactgaagaaaataattctttaaaaattaaaattgggaatgtggaagctaatgactaaatgagacttcaagaaacaaaaatcaagtcaaagcaatgaaaaaatagaagaaaacatgaaatatctcattggaaaaatagatcaaggaaagataattttaaaattatttaataaataaaaatatttattaaaaataaattattgaaatttatgaccaaaaaagaagagcatcatatttcaagaaatcataaaggaatacTGCCCCAATATTTTagatccagagagtaaaatagaaattgaaagaatccaccaatgatctcctgaaagagattccaaaatgaaaattccgaGGAATAgtttagtcaaattccagagttcccaagtcaagggaaaaaaatattgtgaaaagccagaaaaaaataagtcaaataTCATGAGGTAAGGGAAAactggatatttaaaaaaatagagaacttccaagcattcctgatgaaaaaatcagagctgaatagaaaatctgacattcaaacagaagatttaagggaagcataaaaagacAAACATGGATGAgttaatcataagggactcagtggagctaaactgtttacattcctgcatgggaTGATGATACATGtagctcctaagaactttatcaatatcagggcagttagaaggagtttgtatagacagagagcacaagtacattttgattatattgggatgatctccccaaaaaaagaatgtagggatgagaaagaaggatgtactgggagaaagacgAAGgatgtaaaatggggtaaattttctCATATCAAAGAGGCACACAAGGAAGAACTTTCATAGTGGAGGGGACAATGGGATGGATGGGGTGGCCAATGCCTGAACCTCACTCTTGTTATaattggttcaaagagaaaagaacatacgcacacacacacacacacacacacacacacacacacacacacacactcagttgggtatagaaatctatcttacccaagagggagatgggaggggaaggggataagaggtgTGGGGGGGAGGGTATAAAAAATGGGAGAGTGGATTGGgggaagcagtggtcagaagcatGAAAAACTTTTGAGAAGTGAcaggatagaaagagagagagaagtataaaCAGAGGAAAATTGGGTGGAATGAAATGTACAATTAGTGATTATAACTGTagatgtgaatggaaagaattaacccataaaatagaagcagatagcagaatggattggaaatCTGAATCCGACAACATGTTGTGTGTAAGAGACGTATGtgggacagaaagacacacaaggagtcaaaataaagggctagagcagtctctattatgcttcagctgaaatgaaggagggaggggtagcaatcatgatctcagacaaagcaaagcacTAGACCTAATTGAAAGAGCcaatcagggaaactatattatgctaaaaggtaccatagaaaatgaagcaatataaaattatttacagtttctctgataaaggcttcatccCTCAAAtaaatagggaactgagtcaaatttataaaaaataaaaaccattccccaactgataattgatcaaagaatatgaaaggacaattttcagaagaaataaaagctatctctATGAAAAATTGCTCTGAATCATGATTGAttaggataaaaaaaattaaaacaactctgaggtactaccatACACCTAccagaaatgacaaatggtaaaggggatgagggaaaacaggtacattaatgaactATTGGTAgaatagtgaactggtccaagcactctggagaacaatctagaacatttccaaagggctataaaactgcatacaccctttgatcaagcaatacAATACAAGGTGTGTATTtctaaagagatgaaaaaaaggaaaaggacctatatgtacaaaagtatttatagcagctctttttgtggcagcgaagaattggaaattaaggggatacccatccagtggggaatggctgaacaagttgtggcatatgattgtgaaagaatactactgtgctttaagaaacgatgagaggatagtttcagaaaaacatggcaagatctgtatgaactgatgcaacatgaagtgagaagaaccagaagatcattgtgcacagtaacagctaTGTTGTAATGAGGATCAACTATGAAAGGCTCATCTACTGTGATCGATGcaaacacaattccaaaggactcatgatggaaaaaaaaatactatctacctccagagagaaaactgatgagcTCTAAGTGTAAACTGAAGtataattcttctctctctctctctctctctcttccttcttccctccctccctccttccttccttccttccttccttccttccttccttccttccttccttcctcttcttccatgattttacatatacaatttatatattgtttgccttcttggtAGATGAGGGAGAAgcgggagggagagaatctgaaacttcaaatttaaaaagaaaagaatattaaaaataaataataaatatatatttaaaaaaataaaagtaaacaaacaaaaatacccaAGAGCATTAAGAGCTCCTTACATTTTCATGTCattcaaggtttacaaaacacttgcTGCTCTATATTTAAGGTGCAAAAGTCATTCTGATGTGGCCTGTGCTCCTGTGGTGAatggtcttccctgccaccatgctccttcctctgcctcttagaattcttagcttcctcCAAAGCACAGCTCAGGCTCCACCTCCCATGAGTAGGAACATGCTCTCCATATGGGTTGTAAGTattccccatcagaatgtaaactttttgaggtctgaggttttcatttttgtttttgtatctctggtacctagcacagtactttgcaaaaaaaaaaaaaaaagcacacccTTGAATATTcgttgaattcaattgaattctgCTGAGAAGGGAGCTGAGGTTCAAAGGGTGATTTGCCTAGGACCTCACACTAGTCAGCTACAAATGCCTGCTGACTGGAACACTggtgttctgactccaaatccagatctCTTTTCTATATGAGGTTTTTGtgtaccttagtttccttctccatcaaatgagaagattggactaagTGGTCACAGAAAtttccttttggctctaaatcctgAGCACCAAATCATAGCTCTTAgatctaaagttggaagggaccttaaaggtcatcaagtccaacctcattttacagaagaagaaactgagatctacaGAGGTCTTGCCAAAGACACACAAAGCTGTTGGGGGCCTTCCCACTCAACACAATTGAAAAATCATTTTCCAGGGTGAGTTCCAGAAGTAGTCTAGCTATCCCACAAATACTGAAGAATTCATTTTTGAAGTATCTAGTGGTCTTTCAGGACCTGGGAGAAGCTGAGAGAAATCCTGAAGTAGACCTAGACTGAGAGACAGTTTTTTTGGGAACTGGAGAGAGTGGTGAGTGACTCAGTGAAGCCTATAGTGTATGTGCTGGTAATCTGTGACCTTAGGCCTCTTGGAGTACTCACTCCAAAGGCCCTCCACCTCACTGACATCAcccatttcttcctcctcctcttctccttccataaACCAATCCCCTTCTTCCTCAGATTTATCCATGCTAATTATCAGTGTCTTCAGAGAAGCCAGGGGTTCTTCAGGGAGGATCACCAGCCCAGGAGAGGAGGGGTCCAAGGGTACTGGGGAGGCCCTGGAAGACAAACTATCTTCTGAAGGCTCTTCTACAACTTCTGACTTCTCCAAGAACATGGGTGATGGCAGAGATAGACCATCCCCGCAAATGTCATCCTTGATCAAACAGCTAGTGGTACCTGATCCTCCCCAGAAAGAGTCAAACACATTTCCACTGTCTGAAGTGTCCATAACTGGGGAGAAACCATATTTTGGTTGATGTATCAGGGACCCTGTAGACTCCAAACTCTGTGTGTttgcctcttcttcctccattccAGTCACCCGGCCCTTTAAGGGAGGAATCCCAAGGTAAGGTTCAAAGGTTCCACTGTCATCCTCAgactctccatcttctctctcctcagtgTCATGGCCCTCCATCTCTGAGGGTTGTGGGATGCATGGGTGCCTGGATCCTGCATATATGCTTCTTCCTTGCCTCAAACCAATCTTAGAGCATATGTACAAGTCCCCAAAAGACTCTTGCCTGTTCAGTTCCAAGGTTTTCACAGGACATCTGTATGAAGAAAAGTCCTGatttggggtggagagaggggaagagagctgTTAGGTTTCAATTTGACCTATGTGGCTTTTCGTGGGCTAAGGGTGTCTGCCTTTTTGCTCCAGTATGTGCACCTCTATCCTGATGTGGGTGGATCAGACCTCCCCTTGATCTGATCCTCTCTTATTCCTGGAACAGAGGAGGCAGGATATTCCCATTCACCTTTCAAAATCCCAGTCTCAGGGTCCTAGTTAAATGAAGCTGAAAGCAGGTGATGATGTTCTAAGCTTCTCTTGAGAAGGGCTAACCTTATGATACTGGTGCCTTCCCACTTCCATTTCCATCCTCGTCCAGGAGGAAGGTCCTTGAGATCCTGCCATGTGAAAATCAGTTGGGGGTGGGATACTTAATTTAGGGGAGAGAAGacttaaaaatatcaaaatatctgaaaggcagtgAAGGGTAGAGGGATGTATATGTTCTCcttagccccagagggcagaattagggcCAACCAGAGGAAGCTGCACAAAAGCACATTTAAGTTTGATGTAAACATTCCTAATAGTTTCCCAAGtgtcctgggaggtaggggacTCCCCATCCCTCAAATTCCTTAAGGGAAACCTGAATGACCACTGGTCAGTGGGGGTCCTAGAGGGGATTTCTGTCCAGAAATGGGCTGGTCAAGAGGAGCTGGAAAGGTGGCTCCCAACTCTGAGAACCTTGGATCTTGTAATCTTGGAGACCTCCCCGCTACTGCCTTTTCCTAGcacaggaatggggaacctgtggactcaaagtcacatgtggccttctaggtcctcaagtgtgcccttttgactgactccaaacttcacagaacaaattagtttggattcagtcaaagggccacacttgaggacctagagggtcacatgtggcctcaagattacagattctccacccctgccctagCATCTATCCTGTGACCTCATCCCCTCTAAACTGATTCTTAAAAAGGGGTTACTTAGTCAGTGCTTAAGGTGCTCTTTCTCATTGGGATTCTCATTCTGTTAGAGGATTATGGGTCACTGAGATTTGTACTATAGTCCTCTGCTCTATGGGAAGTCACTaaatgactttggacaagcctctttccttttctgggtctcagtttccttctttataaaattaGAAGAATCTGACTTAGATGACCCCTCAGGTTTCATCCAGCTCTGACAACATTCTAGGTAGGGGGTGCAGCAGATAgaggactggacctggagtcagagagacctgagttcaaagccagcctcagacacttcttagctatgtggtcctgggtaagtcacttaacttctgcctgcctcactttcctcaactgtaaaataaagataacaatagtacctacctcccagggttgttgtgagtatctaagggaataatacttgtaaagcatttaatccagtgcctggcacacagtaggcacaggGTAGACACCGAAGTGCATATTTCTCGCCTCCTGTCAAAGGCCCTTGCAATATTGACATTCTATGTCTAAAATCCCCGCTAATTTTGCTGTTCTgtattctaaggcccctcccagcacTGATATCCTGTGTCCTAAGGACCATGCAGCTCAGACTTCATGTGTGCTAAGGGCCcccctagctctgacattctatgttccgCTGTCTCACTCATCTCT
Proteins encoded:
- the IFNLR1 gene encoding interferon lambda receptor 1 isoform X3, with the protein product MGIAMEECDLTCLENQDLHIKYKGRVQAVSRGTRSLWAESPTYLDYLFDVEPAPPNLTWIRTQETISINATYELPHCVGLMNLKYEVEFWKEGSPNKTRPQATLHGTEVKIPLSPAFTGRYCLSARTVYLLIIPKYSEFSQPICFLLGTPETQPRMMALILLLLVIILPWMYCLKNIYFQQAKMPQSLDFSSYRCPVKTLELNRQESFGDLYICSKIGLRQGRSIYAGSRHPCIPQPSEMEGHDTEEREDGESEDDSGTFEPYLGIPPLKGRVTGMEEEEANTQSLESTGSLIHQPKYGFSPVMDTSDSGNVFDSFWGGSGTTSCLIKDDICGDGLSLPSPMFLEKSEVVEEPSEDSLSSRASPVPLDPSSPGLVILPEEPLASLKTLIISMDKSEEEGDWFMEGEEEEEEMGDVSEVEGLWSEYSKRPKVTDYQHIHYRLH
- the IFNLR1 gene encoding interferon lambda receptor 1 isoform X2, whose translation is MLSRNFRVYLTWSPRPNYPLNVTYVVKYQSFENERWRKVKHCMGIAMEECDLTCLENQDLHIKYKGRVQAVSRGTRSLWAESPTYLDYLFDVEPAPPNLTWIRTQETISINATYELPHCVGLMNLKYEVEFWKEGSPNKTRPQATLHGTEVKIPLSPAFTGRYCLSARTVYLLIIPKYSEFSQPICFLLGTPETQPRMMALILLLLVIILPWMYCLKNIYFQQAKMPQSLDFSSYRCPVKTLELNRQESFGDLYICSKIGLRQGRSIYAGSRHPCIPQPSEMEGHDTEEREDGESEDDSGTFEPYLGIPPLKGRVTGMEEEEANTQSLESTGSLIHQPKYGFSPVMDTSDSGNVFDSFWGGSGTTSCLIKDDICGDGLSLPSPMFLEKSEVVEEPSEDSLSSRASPVPLDPSSPGLVILPEEPLASLKTLIISMDKSEEEGDWFMEGEEEEEEMGDVSEVEGLWSEYSKRPKVTDYQHIHYRLH